From Diospyros lotus cultivar Yz01 chromosome 4, ASM1463336v1, whole genome shotgun sequence, a single genomic window includes:
- the LOC127800672 gene encoding cytochrome c1-2, heme protein, mitochondrial-like, with product MAGRAINQLLRCRLQLQSAVAPPVLSSLVSKKDKEGVESAGIKSLRAFALLGAGVSGLLSFTTIAFATDEAEHGLDCPNYPWPHKGILSSYDHTSIRRGHQVYQQVCASCHSMSLISYRDLVGVAYTEEEAKAMAAEIEVVDGPNDEGEMYTRPGKLSDRFPEPYANEQAARFANGGAYPPDLSLITKARHNGQNYVFALLTGYRDPPAGIYIRDGLHYNPYFPGGAIAMPQMLIDGAVEYEDGTPATEAQMGKDVVTFLSWAAEPEMEERKLMGFKWIFVLSLALLQAAYYRRLKWSVLKSRKLVLDVVN from the exons ATGGCTGGTAGAGCAATCAATCAGTTACTGAGGTGCAGACTTCAATTGCAATCTGCT GTTGCCCCTCCAGTTTTGTCATCCCTTGTTTCAAAGAAAGATAAAGAGGGAGTTGAATCTGCTGGGATCAAGTCCCTGAGAGCATTTGCTCTTCTTGGAGCAGGTGTATCGGGGCTTTTGAGTTTTACGACAATAGCATTTGCTACTGATGAGGCTGAACATGGTCTGGATTGTCCAAACTATCCTTGGCCTCACAAAGGCATTCTCAGTTCATATGACCATACTTC GATTCGTCGTGGTCACCAGGTTTACCAGCAAGTCTGTGCTTCTTGTCATTCAATGTCCCTAATATCATATCGTGACTTGGTGGGTGTGGCTTACACAGAAGAGGAAGCAAAAGCTATGGCAGCTGAGATTGAGGTTGTTGATGGACCTAATGATGAGGGTGAAATGTATACTCGACCTGGTAAACTGAGTGATCGTTTTCCGGAGCCATATGCAAATGAGCAAGCTGCAAGGTTTGCCAATGGGGGAGCATATCCTCCAGATTTAAGTCTTATCACTAAA GCTCGTCACAATGGCCAGAATTATGTTTTTGCGCTTCTAACTGGTTACCGCGATCCTCCTGCTGGTATTTAT ATCCGAGATGGCTTGCATTACAATCCTTACTTTCCTGGGGGAGCCATTGCCATGCCTCAAATGCTTATTGACGGTGCTGTTGAGTACGAAGATGGTACCCCTGCTACGGAAGCCCAG ATGGGGAAAGATGTTGTGACATTTTTGTCATGGGCTGCAGAACCAGAAATGGAGGAGAGAAAATTG ATGGGATTCAAGTGGATATTTGTACTCTCATTGGCTTTGCTTCAAGCTGCGTATTACAGGCGCTTGAAGTGGTCCGTTCTCAAGTCTCGTAAGCTGGTACTCGACGTCGTCAACTAG